The proteins below come from a single Saccharopolyspora sp. SCSIO 74807 genomic window:
- a CDS encoding creatininase family protein, whose product MRTRSSTPRSFTDVTSAEATSTATEATLVWAIGGIEQHGPHLPLSVDFDIADALARQVAAELDGYTLPSQPISVRSLPQSGGGLAFPGTVFVHGTSFVHYITNALTSLAELRPRRVVVLNGHYENEVFLFEALDMCRSSGKLDTTAVLALSWWSAVQGSWTAEHLPDFPGWHAEHAGLTETSLMMFLRPQAVREDRPEHDAPPPAGVYAHPVDVDRISHNGALSSTAGASAEIGEALFWHVVDNICELVRSPHRKPRQR is encoded by the coding sequence ATGCGCACGCGAAGTAGTACGCCGCGGAGCTTTACGGATGTCACCAGCGCGGAAGCGACGAGCACGGCAACAGAGGCGACTCTGGTGTGGGCGATCGGCGGGATCGAACAGCACGGTCCTCATCTTCCACTCTCGGTCGATTTCGACATCGCGGATGCCTTGGCGCGACAGGTCGCTGCCGAGTTGGACGGTTACACACTGCCGTCGCAGCCGATTTCGGTTCGGTCCCTGCCGCAAAGCGGTGGTGGGCTGGCTTTCCCCGGCACGGTGTTCGTCCACGGGACGTCGTTCGTGCACTACATCACCAACGCGCTGACCTCGCTGGCCGAACTGAGGCCTCGACGAGTCGTCGTCCTCAACGGTCACTACGAGAACGAAGTGTTCCTGTTCGAAGCGCTCGACATGTGTCGGTCGAGCGGGAAGCTCGACACGACCGCAGTGCTGGCGTTGAGCTGGTGGAGCGCGGTGCAGGGATCCTGGACCGCCGAGCACCTTCCAGATTTTCCCGGTTGGCATGCCGAACATGCAGGCCTCACCGAAACCAGCCTGATGATGTTCCTGCGCCCGCAGGCGGTTCGAGAGGACCGGCCGGAGCACGACGCACCGCCCCCGGCCGGTGTGTACGCGCATCCGGTTGATGTCGACCGGATTTCGCACAACGGTGCCCTATCGTCCACCGCCGGAGCGTCCGCGGAGATCGGCGAAGCGCTCTTCTGGCACGTCGTCGACAACATCTGCGAGCTGGTGCGATCTCCGCACCGGAAACCACGGCAGCGTTGA
- a CDS encoding nucleoside 2-deoxyribosyltransferase → MNTQIAHNGVDLSGVNVFVGGPIQHAIQGDGFHASLRETISRVIDAVQDSNGTVFSAHLAEKFGDDTSLFTPEQVSMRDFGWMGQCDVFIPVLPTGQEEELLRTDGTHVELGWASALRKPIVLVTPLPINPTASHLLRGLPRVGNVTMLDLAAVVERPESLLDVVGSVTVRPQVIAPAVTGDAAGAALR, encoded by the coding sequence ATGAATACACAAATTGCGCACAACGGCGTCGACCTTTCCGGGGTCAACGTTTTCGTCGGAGGACCCATCCAGCACGCCATTCAGGGCGACGGCTTCCACGCATCACTTCGTGAAACCATTTCACGTGTCATCGACGCCGTGCAGGATTCGAATGGAACCGTTTTCTCGGCGCACTTGGCGGAGAAATTCGGCGACGATACTTCCCTGTTCACACCGGAACAGGTGTCAATGCGTGATTTCGGCTGGATGGGACAGTGCGATGTCTTCATTCCAGTCCTCCCCACCGGGCAAGAGGAAGAACTGCTGCGCACTGACGGAACGCACGTCGAGCTCGGTTGGGCATCGGCGTTGCGGAAGCCGATTGTTCTAGTCACGCCGCTGCCGATCAATCCGACGGCCAGCCACTTGCTGCGCGGGCTGCCCAGAGTGGGCAACGTGACGATGCTGGATCTCGCAGCAGTGGTCGAGCGGCCGGAGTCACTGTTGGACGTGGTGGGCTCGGTTACCGTGCGGCCGCAGGTGATCGCACCGGCGGTGACCGGGGACGCAGCGGGAGCGGCGCTCCGATGA
- a CDS encoding ectoine synthase: MYVRSIEEIIDTERDVDWGNGKSYRLLLESDGMGYTVCHTVVKANTSSKIRYRNHLEACYCIAGEGEVEDLNGNRYPLSPGVLYVLNDHDEHYLRGGDNKDLVLASVFNPPLKGPEKHDLSRPDSSY, from the coding sequence ATGTACGTACGGAGCATTGAGGAAATCATCGATACCGAGCGGGATGTGGACTGGGGAAACGGTAAGAGCTACCGCCTGCTACTTGAGTCCGACGGCATGGGATACACGGTTTGCCACACGGTGGTCAAAGCCAACACCAGTTCAAAAATTCGCTACCGGAATCACCTGGAAGCCTGCTACTGCATCGCCGGCGAAGGCGAGGTCGAGGACCTCAACGGAAACCGATATCCACTTTCTCCTGGCGTCTTATACGTCCTGAACGATCACGATGAGCATTACCTGCGCGGCGGCGACAACAAGGATCTAGTGCTGGCCAGTGTATTTAATCCGCCCCTCAAGGGGCCGGAAAAGCACGACCTGAGCCGCCCTGATTCAAGCTATTAA
- a CDS encoding TetR/AcrR family transcriptional regulator, whose protein sequence is MPRPREFDEDCVVAAIRQVFWDKGYAATSVDDLMRASGLGKGSLYGAFGDKHNLFLRVLREYNDANDRMLHERLASVPRGIDLVREFVRGPSCDSESARRGCLLANTTAELAASMPDVAAEARRSYDATAKVLTEAVERAQREGDVDPDADPGQIAHAVLAAQLGVVALGRTGMGVDALSAVAESALGRLL, encoded by the coding sequence GTGCCACGCCCCCGGGAATTCGACGAGGACTGCGTCGTCGCTGCGATCCGCCAGGTGTTCTGGGACAAGGGCTACGCCGCGACGTCGGTGGACGATCTGATGCGCGCCAGCGGACTCGGCAAGGGCAGCCTGTACGGAGCTTTCGGCGACAAGCACAACTTGTTCCTGCGGGTGCTGCGCGAATACAACGACGCGAACGACCGAATGCTGCACGAGCGGCTGGCGTCCGTGCCGCGGGGCATCGACCTGGTGCGCGAGTTCGTGCGAGGTCCGAGCTGTGACTCGGAATCCGCCCGGCGCGGGTGCCTGTTGGCCAACACCACAGCCGAGCTGGCGGCGAGCATGCCGGATGTTGCGGCCGAGGCCCGGCGCAGCTACGACGCGACCGCCAAGGTCCTGACGGAGGCGGTCGAGCGAGCCCAGCGCGAAGGCGACGTGGATCCCGATGCGGATCCCGGCCAGATCGCCCATGCGGTTCTTGCCGCCCAGCTCGGAGTGGTCGCGCTCGGGCGGACAGGCATGGGAGTCGACGCGCTCTCCGCTGTGGCCGAGTCCGCCCTGGGGCGACTGCTGTAG
- a CDS encoding SDR family NAD(P)-dependent oxidoreductase, whose translation MAVLTGKTAVITGGSSGIGLEIARAFRDEGAKVFITGRRKETLDKAIAELGANVTAVVCDSAVPADLDALYETVREQAGHLDVVVANAGIGIETAFGEVTEDQVDAQFATNVKGTIFTVQKALPLLRPGASIILTGSSAATRPPHGLEIYAATKAAVRNLARGWAHSSRRYGFRVNVLSPGTVPTPGLLDLLPAEAREQTKEMTPLGRLGAPEEIAAAATFLASDASSYVNGSELAVDGGVAQI comes from the coding sequence GTGGCCGTCCTGACCGGCAAGACCGCGGTGATCACCGGCGGCAGCAGCGGCATCGGGCTCGAGATCGCACGGGCGTTCCGCGACGAGGGCGCGAAGGTGTTCATCACCGGCCGCCGCAAGGAAACGCTCGACAAGGCGATCGCCGAGCTCGGCGCGAACGTGACCGCCGTCGTCTGCGACTCCGCCGTGCCCGCCGATCTCGACGCGCTCTACGAAACCGTCCGCGAGCAGGCCGGGCACCTCGACGTCGTGGTCGCCAACGCCGGTATCGGCATCGAGACCGCATTCGGCGAGGTCACCGAGGATCAGGTCGACGCCCAGTTCGCCACCAACGTGAAGGGAACGATCTTCACCGTCCAAAAGGCATTGCCGCTGCTCCGCCCAGGGGCATCCATCATCTTGACCGGATCGAGCGCCGCGACACGCCCGCCGCACGGTCTCGAGATCTACGCCGCGACGAAGGCTGCGGTGCGCAACCTGGCCCGCGGCTGGGCGCACAGCTCGCGCCGGTACGGCTTCCGGGTCAACGTGCTCTCGCCGGGCACGGTCCCCACTCCGGGCCTGCTCGATCTCCTCCCCGCGGAAGCTCGGGAACAGACCAAGGAAATGACCCCGCTGGGGCGGCTCGGCGCACCCGAGGAGATCGCCGCGGCCGCCACCTTCCTGGCCTCGGACGCCTCGAGCTACGTCAACGGCTCCGAGCTCGCCGTCGATGGCGGCGTCGCGCAGATCTGA
- a CDS encoding PEP/pyruvate-binding domain-containing protein, producing the protein MATGNDSQVIELAQIDASMLGLVGGKAAGLGELIKAGFRVPQGFCLTTRAHVTGEIPEGEVLDAYARIGGGRVAVRSSATAEDLPDASFAGQQESFLDVSGASELLNAIRRCWDSLHSDRAVAYREANGVGPDVHMAVVVQRMVDAKAGGVLFTANPLTGTRTDMVVDAVSGSGEAVVDGSAIADHYVLDGTPPRADGCLDRDQLELLREAGAAVQESFGCPQDIEWAIARDGGLWLLQSHAITTLFPLPPETDDLRVYFEMGHMQGMLRPFTPAGMSALTRGAKLWMDSAGLSGGAFGDAMGIVPVGDRLFMDFSDLLRNKRIRSRLPRMMEVYGPRNVEIVRRLLKDPRFAPTTGGLPFPVAPLLKKGLRVLPKAKFEFIRILAFPAAARERAFRTTEKLKRRAVAPESASTAERLRFAEQVQRDFMTASEVIWPLFIGIVVSQFPNALLKGIATDAELDTVLGGLPHNVTTEMDLALWRLAADLDEPERELLRFTPPAELATRYQAGELPDIGLDDFLSRYGHRAASEVDIGVPRWSEDPTQILSTIAGYLRITDPEQAPDRRFAQAAERAEAMIDELHERARRKRPIRARLARFCMRRARRLTGLRELGKFAWLYSLSSMRTQLLRVGEDLSGQGRLEQAGDVMFLDLDEIRAAVRGTDQRDLAVERKYRHTREMRRRAVPIAVLSDGTDLEATGAPEAVADGAMTGLGASPGKVTGRARVVRDPADARLEPGEILVASTTDPGWTPLFMTAAGLVTETGSPMAHGPTVAREYGIPAVICVRNATAEIETGQVVTVDATSGTVTPE; encoded by the coding sequence ATGGCGACCGGCAATGATTCCCAAGTGATCGAACTCGCGCAGATCGACGCGAGCATGCTCGGACTGGTCGGTGGGAAAGCCGCCGGCCTGGGTGAGTTGATCAAGGCCGGATTCCGGGTGCCGCAAGGGTTCTGCTTGACCACGCGAGCGCACGTGACCGGTGAGATCCCGGAAGGGGAAGTCCTCGACGCCTACGCCCGAATCGGCGGCGGACGGGTGGCGGTGCGTTCCAGCGCCACCGCCGAGGACCTGCCCGATGCCAGTTTCGCGGGGCAGCAGGAGAGCTTTCTCGACGTCAGCGGTGCCAGTGAGCTGCTCAACGCGATCCGCCGCTGCTGGGATTCGTTGCACTCGGATCGGGCGGTCGCCTACCGCGAGGCCAACGGTGTCGGCCCCGACGTGCACATGGCCGTGGTCGTGCAGCGGATGGTCGATGCGAAGGCCGGCGGGGTGTTGTTCACCGCGAACCCGCTCACCGGGACGCGGACGGACATGGTCGTGGACGCGGTTTCCGGATCGGGCGAGGCGGTCGTCGACGGGTCCGCCATCGCCGATCACTACGTCCTCGACGGAACCCCGCCGCGGGCGGACGGTTGCCTGGACCGCGATCAGCTGGAGCTGCTGCGCGAAGCCGGGGCCGCGGTGCAGGAGAGCTTCGGCTGCCCGCAGGACATCGAGTGGGCCATCGCCCGGGACGGCGGGCTGTGGCTGCTGCAATCCCATGCCATCACAACACTTTTCCCGCTGCCGCCGGAAACCGATGACTTGCGGGTCTACTTCGAGATGGGCCACATGCAGGGAATGCTGCGGCCCTTCACCCCGGCGGGGATGTCGGCGCTGACCCGTGGCGCGAAGCTGTGGATGGACTCCGCCGGGCTCTCGGGCGGTGCGTTCGGCGATGCCATGGGGATCGTCCCGGTCGGCGATCGGTTGTTCATGGACTTCTCGGACCTGTTGCGCAACAAGCGAATCCGGTCGCGACTGCCGCGGATGATGGAGGTCTACGGGCCGCGCAACGTCGAGATCGTGCGGCGGCTGCTGAAAGATCCGCGTTTCGCGCCGACCACCGGCGGTCTGCCCTTCCCCGTTGCGCCGCTGCTCAAGAAGGGGCTGCGGGTGCTGCCGAAGGCGAAGTTCGAGTTCATCCGGATCCTCGCCTTCCCCGCCGCCGCGCGCGAACGCGCTTTCCGGACCACCGAGAAGCTCAAGCGCCGGGCCGTGGCACCGGAATCCGCGAGCACCGCCGAGCGGCTGCGTTTCGCCGAGCAGGTGCAGCGGGACTTCATGACGGCGTCCGAGGTGATCTGGCCGCTGTTCATCGGAATCGTCGTCAGCCAGTTCCCGAACGCGCTGCTCAAGGGCATCGCCACGGACGCCGAGCTGGACACCGTCCTGGGCGGGTTGCCGCACAACGTCACCACCGAAATGGACCTCGCGCTGTGGCGGCTGGCCGCCGACCTCGACGAGCCGGAGCGGGAACTGCTGCGGTTCACACCGCCCGCGGAGCTCGCCACCCGCTATCAGGCAGGCGAACTCCCCGACATCGGGCTGGACGACTTCCTGTCCCGCTACGGCCACCGCGCTGCGTCGGAAGTCGACATCGGGGTGCCTCGCTGGTCGGAGGATCCGACGCAGATCTTGTCGACCATCGCCGGATACCTGCGGATCACCGATCCCGAGCAGGCTCCGGACCGCCGGTTCGCCCAAGCCGCGGAACGCGCGGAGGCCATGATCGACGAGCTCCACGAGCGCGCCCGTCGCAAGCGCCCGATCCGTGCCCGCCTCGCCCGGTTCTGCATGCGCCGCGCCCGCCGGCTCACCGGCCTGCGCGAACTCGGCAAGTTCGCCTGGCTGTACTCGCTGAGCTCGATGCGCACGCAGCTGTTGCGCGTCGGCGAGGATCTCAGCGGGCAGGGACGCTTGGAGCAAGCCGGCGACGTGATGTTCCTGGACCTCGACGAGATCCGAGCGGCGGTGCGCGGAACCGACCAACGGGACCTCGCCGTTGAACGAAAGTACCGCCACACCAGGGAAATGCGTCGACGTGCGGTCCCGATCGCGGTGCTTTCCGACGGCACGGACCTGGAGGCGACGGGCGCGCCCGAGGCCGTCGCCGATGGCGCGATGACCGGTCTGGGCGCCTCCCCGGGCAAGGTGACCGGCCGTGCGCGCGTCGTCCGCGATCCGGCCGACGCGCGGCTCGAACCCGGCGAGATCCTGGTGGCCAGCACGACCGATCCCGGCTGGACTCCGCTGTTCATGACCGCGGCCGGGCTCGTCACCGAAACCGGCTCGCCCATGGCGCACGGTCCTACGGTCGCCCGCGAGTACGGGATTCCGGCGGTGATCTGCGTCCGGAACGCGACCGCGGAAATCGAGACGGGTCAGGTCGTCACCGTGGATGCGACCTCGGGCACGGTCACTCCGGAATGA
- a CDS encoding SDR family NAD(P)-dependent oxidoreductase: MSGQLNGKVALVTGASSGIGAAIARGLAREGAAVAIAARRYERLTAMADELTASGATVHPIALDVSDEDACRAAVESTVDTLGGLDVLVNNAGVMLLGPVEDADTSDWTRMVNTNVLGLMYLTHAALPHLLAARGTLVQVSSLAGRVVRNGFAGYNATKFAVNAFSESLRQEVTARGVRVIVIEPGMVDTELRDHITHAATRRSANEWAASMRQLSPEDVADSVRHAVLAPPHVSVNEVLIRPTDHV, translated from the coding sequence GTGTCTGGACAGCTGAACGGCAAGGTCGCGCTCGTGACGGGTGCGAGCTCCGGCATCGGAGCCGCGATCGCCCGCGGCCTGGCCCGCGAAGGAGCCGCCGTCGCGATCGCCGCGCGCAGGTACGAGCGGCTGACGGCGATGGCCGACGAGCTCACCGCAAGCGGTGCGACCGTCCACCCCATCGCACTCGACGTGAGCGATGAGGACGCCTGCCGCGCCGCCGTGGAATCCACTGTGGACACGCTCGGCGGGCTCGACGTCCTGGTCAACAACGCCGGGGTGATGTTGCTCGGTCCGGTGGAGGATGCCGACACCTCGGACTGGACGCGGATGGTCAACACCAACGTGCTCGGCCTGATGTACTTGACGCACGCTGCATTGCCACACCTACTGGCGGCGCGCGGAACGCTCGTGCAGGTCTCCTCGCTGGCCGGGCGGGTCGTACGCAACGGGTTCGCCGGTTACAACGCGACCAAGTTCGCGGTCAACGCCTTCAGCGAATCGCTGCGTCAAGAGGTCACGGCCCGGGGCGTGCGGGTCATCGTGATCGAGCCGGGAATGGTCGACACTGAGCTGCGCGATCACATCACCCACGCGGCCACGCGCCGCTCCGCGAACGAGTGGGCGGCGTCGATGCGCCAGCTCTCCCCCGAAGATGTCGCTGATTCGGTCCGTCACGCCGTGCTCGCACCACCGCACGTATCCGTCAACGAAGTGCTGATCCGGCCGACGGACCACGTCTGA
- a CDS encoding VOC family protein translates to MHETRPHHEIAHLACIELCSPDPAGSEWFFTQLLGMYVTERRGQSVYLRGYEDPYKWSLKITEGPTPRMVHASLRTSSADALHRRVRAVAAAGLGDGWIDGDFGHGPAYRFHTPDGHELRLLWETEQYLAPPDLRSKILTRPSKKPLHGVPVRRIDHLNLMAADVSAVRRTCEDLLGMRTRERLVDGDAEVGTWMSSNNLGHEVAVMRDARGALGRFHHVAFYYGVAQHNADAAEMFREQGVPIEAGPDRHGISQGAFLYVFEPGGNRVELFGDPGVLVLEPDFRTRTWTMDEIDVGMAIGGAQLPWETYFTYGTPPVEAPHDGTTGAATSDPAPVPD, encoded by the coding sequence ATGCACGAAACCCGTCCGCACCACGAGATCGCCCATCTGGCCTGCATCGAGCTGTGCTCCCCGGACCCGGCGGGCAGCGAGTGGTTCTTCACGCAGCTGCTCGGCATGTACGTGACCGAACGCCGCGGCCAATCGGTCTACCTGCGCGGTTACGAAGACCCGTATAAGTGGAGCCTGAAGATCACCGAAGGCCCGACGCCGCGGATGGTGCACGCGAGCTTGCGGACCTCGTCCGCGGACGCGTTGCACCGACGGGTCCGAGCCGTCGCGGCCGCGGGACTCGGCGACGGGTGGATCGACGGCGACTTCGGCCACGGTCCGGCATACCGCTTCCACACCCCGGACGGCCACGAGCTCCGCCTGCTGTGGGAGACCGAGCAGTACCTCGCTCCTCCTGATCTGCGCAGCAAAATCTTGACCCGGCCGTCGAAGAAGCCGTTGCACGGGGTTCCGGTCCGGCGCATCGACCATTTGAACCTCATGGCCGCCGACGTCAGCGCCGTCCGGCGCACCTGTGAGGACCTGCTCGGGATGCGCACCCGCGAACGGCTCGTCGACGGCGACGCCGAGGTCGGTACCTGGATGAGCAGCAACAACCTCGGGCATGAGGTGGCGGTCATGCGGGACGCGCGGGGTGCGCTCGGTCGCTTCCACCACGTCGCCTTCTACTACGGCGTCGCGCAGCACAACGCCGACGCCGCCGAGATGTTCCGGGAGCAGGGCGTGCCCATCGAAGCCGGCCCCGATCGGCACGGGATCTCCCAAGGAGCGTTCCTGTACGTCTTCGAGCCGGGTGGCAACCGGGTGGAACTGTTCGGAGACCCGGGGGTGCTCGTGCTGGAGCCGGATTTCCGAACCAGGACTTGGACGATGGACGAGATCGATGTGGGCATGGCCATCGGCGGAGCACAACTGCCTTGGGAAACGTACTTCACCTACGGCACGCCTCCCGTGGAAGCGCCGCACGACGGCACCACGGGTGCCGCCACCTCCGATCCGGCTCCGGTGCCGGACTGA
- a CDS encoding 4-hydroxyphenylacetate 3-hydroxylase N-terminal domain-containing protein, whose product MAVEATTDSATRNEVRPFTGTQFLDSLRDDREVYIYGERVGDVTGHAAFRNSARSLAQLYDAMHEPAAEGVLRVPTDTGNGGFTHPFFRTAHSADDLLQARDAIAAWQRLVYGWMGRTPDYKASFLGTLGPNAEFYGEFRDNARRWYKDAQERVLHLSHALVHPPIDRDRPADEIADVCVHVERETDAGLIVSGAKVVATGAALTNATFVAHYGIPVRDKRFGLVFILPADTSGMKLFCRTSYERIAAATGSPFDYPLSSRMDENDAILVLDRVLVPWENVLMYDADAANSFASSTGFLERFTFHGCTRLAVKLDFIAGCVLKGVEMTGTGETRSVQSRVGEILNWRDLFWALSDAMAGFPEPWTGGSVQPNLHYGLAYRTFMGTGYPRVKEIIQQTLGSALIYLNSHAADWQHPDIRPYLDKYVRGSHGIEAVDRVQLLKLLWDAVGTEFAGRHELYERNYGGDHDSVRAQTLFAYQKSGRDGELKGFAERCMSEYDLDGWTRPDLFGPADRAAR is encoded by the coding sequence ATGGCAGTTGAAGCGACCACTGATTCCGCCACCCGCAACGAGGTCCGCCCGTTCACCGGCACGCAATTCCTGGATTCGCTCCGCGACGACCGCGAGGTCTACATCTACGGCGAGCGCGTCGGTGACGTGACGGGCCATGCGGCGTTCCGCAACAGCGCGCGTTCCTTGGCGCAGCTCTACGACGCGATGCACGAACCTGCCGCAGAAGGCGTGCTGCGCGTTCCCACCGACACCGGGAACGGCGGGTTCACCCATCCGTTCTTCCGCACCGCCCACAGCGCCGACGACCTCCTGCAGGCCCGGGACGCGATCGCTGCCTGGCAACGCCTGGTCTACGGGTGGATGGGGCGCACACCGGACTACAAGGCGTCCTTCCTCGGAACGCTGGGCCCGAACGCGGAGTTCTACGGGGAATTCCGGGACAACGCGCGCCGTTGGTACAAAGACGCGCAGGAGCGCGTGCTGCACCTGAGCCACGCGCTCGTGCACCCGCCGATCGACCGAGACCGGCCCGCGGACGAGATCGCGGACGTCTGCGTACACGTCGAGCGGGAAACCGACGCAGGGCTCATCGTTTCGGGGGCGAAGGTCGTCGCGACCGGTGCGGCGCTGACGAACGCGACGTTCGTGGCGCACTACGGGATTCCGGTGCGGGACAAGCGGTTCGGGCTGGTGTTCATCCTGCCCGCGGACACCAGCGGGATGAAGTTGTTCTGCCGCACGTCCTACGAGCGGATCGCCGCGGCCACCGGTAGCCCGTTCGACTACCCGTTGTCGAGCAGGATGGACGAGAACGACGCGATCCTGGTCCTGGATCGCGTGCTGGTTCCGTGGGAGAACGTCCTGATGTACGACGCGGACGCGGCCAACTCGTTCGCTTCCAGCACCGGGTTCCTGGAGCGGTTCACCTTCCACGGATGCACCAGGCTCGCCGTCAAACTCGACTTCATCGCCGGCTGCGTGCTCAAAGGGGTGGAGATGACCGGCACCGGCGAAACCCGGTCCGTGCAGTCCCGGGTGGGCGAGATCCTCAACTGGCGGGACCTGTTCTGGGCCCTCTCCGACGCGATGGCCGGCTTCCCAGAACCGTGGACGGGCGGCAGCGTGCAACCCAACCTGCACTACGGGCTCGCCTATCGCACCTTCATGGGCACCGGCTACCCGCGGGTCAAGGAGATCATCCAGCAGACCTTGGGCAGCGCGCTGATCTACCTCAACTCGCACGCCGCCGACTGGCAGCACCCGGACATCCGGCCCTACCTGGACAAGTACGTGCGCGGCTCGCACGGCATCGAGGCGGTCGACCGGGTGCAGCTGCTCAAACTCCTCTGGGACGCGGTCGGCACCGAATTCGCCGGCAGGCACGAATTGTACGAGCGCAACTACGGCGGAGACCACGACAGCGTGCGCGCCCAAACCCTGTTCGCTTACCAGAAATCCGGCAGGGACGGCGAGCTGAAAGGTTTCGCCGAGCGGTGCATGTCCGAGTACGACCTCGATGGATGGACCCGGCCAGATCTGTTCGGCCCCGCCGACCGAGCAGCGCGTTGA
- a CDS encoding acetolactate synthase large subunit gives MNGAHALLRTLVDSGVDVCFMNPGTSEIHFVHALDAVPELRGVLTLFEGVATGAADGYARIAQRPASVLLHLGPGLGNGLANLHNAWRAGTPMVALVGTHATWHERYDAPLQSDIRPIAGTVSGWVRTTGHPRDLARDAASAVAAARGPAGRIATLVVPADVAWSEGVVSAPPREARTPEPVREAGLEAVTTTLRDDAERPLLLLGGAALGERGLRAAGRLRSATGATVLVERFPARMRGGADVPAFPRVAYPPAAAAQQLTGHDRIVLAGADWPVTFFAYPEHPGDLVPPDCEVDVLAEPDQDVVAALETLADRLAPGHRPVGAAWSARPMPTSGLLGVANFAGAVAAALPENAIVVDEANTAGSGLPQAFARGPAHDLLTVTGGAIGQGLPVATGAALAAPDRPVVLLEADGSAMYTIQALWTQAREGLDVTTVVINNGAYAVLQSELDGVGRPGRRAREMLALQRPGLDFTALAAGTGVQAVRVRTAEELTTALRRAVSEPGPQLIEAFIAPTPAAATSMPSPTSQRTTDGS, from the coding sequence GTGAACGGAGCACATGCCCTGTTGCGCACGCTGGTCGACTCCGGCGTCGACGTGTGCTTCATGAACCCGGGCACCTCGGAGATCCACTTCGTGCACGCGCTGGACGCCGTGCCTGAGCTCCGCGGCGTGCTGACGTTGTTCGAGGGAGTGGCCACCGGCGCGGCGGACGGCTACGCGCGGATCGCGCAGCGGCCCGCATCGGTCCTGCTGCACTTGGGCCCCGGGCTCGGCAACGGTTTGGCGAACCTGCACAACGCCTGGCGGGCTGGCACGCCGATGGTCGCGCTCGTCGGTACCCATGCGACCTGGCACGAGCGCTACGACGCCCCGCTGCAGTCCGACATCCGGCCGATCGCGGGCACGGTGTCCGGCTGGGTGCGCACCACCGGTCACCCGCGCGACCTGGCGCGAGATGCCGCATCGGCGGTGGCCGCGGCGCGCGGACCGGCCGGTCGGATCGCGACGCTGGTCGTGCCCGCCGACGTCGCCTGGTCCGAAGGGGTGGTGTCGGCGCCGCCGCGGGAAGCGCGGACTCCCGAGCCCGTCCGGGAAGCGGGGCTGGAAGCGGTCACCACGACGCTTCGGGACGACGCGGAACGGCCGTTGCTACTGCTCGGCGGTGCTGCCCTGGGCGAGCGGGGACTCCGCGCGGCGGGCCGGCTGCGCTCGGCGACCGGTGCGACGGTGCTCGTCGAGCGCTTCCCCGCACGGATGCGCGGCGGCGCGGACGTGCCGGCGTTTCCGCGGGTGGCCTACCCGCCTGCGGCCGCCGCGCAGCAACTCACCGGACACGACCGGATCGTGCTCGCCGGAGCCGATTGGCCGGTGACCTTCTTCGCCTACCCCGAGCATCCGGGCGACCTGGTACCGCCGGATTGCGAGGTCGACGTCCTGGCCGAGCCGGACCAGGACGTCGTTGCCGCGCTGGAAACCCTCGCCGACCGGCTCGCGCCGGGTCACCGCCCGGTCGGAGCAGCATGGTCCGCGCGACCGATGCCGACGAGCGGCCTGCTCGGCGTCGCGAACTTCGCCGGTGCGGTCGCGGCTGCCCTGCCGGAAAACGCCATCGTGGTCGACGAGGCCAACACGGCGGGTTCCGGCCTCCCGCAGGCGTTCGCGCGGGGTCCGGCACACGACCTGCTGACCGTCACCGGCGGCGCTATCGGACAGGGGCTGCCGGTGGCCACCGGCGCCGCGCTGGCCGCACCGGACCGGCCCGTGGTGCTGCTGGAAGCCGACGGCAGCGCGATGTACACCATCCAAGCCTTGTGGACGCAGGCCCGTGAAGGGCTCGACGTCACGACGGTAGTGATCAACAACGGCGCCTACGCAGTACTTCAGTCCGAATTGGACGGTGTTGGTCGGCCGGGCCGCCGCGCCCGGGAAATGCTCGCCCTGCAGCGCCCAGGACTGGATTTCACCGCGCTCGCAGCGGGCACCGGTGTCCAGGCCGTGCGCGTCCGCACCGCCGAAGAGCTCACCACCGCGCTCCGGCGAGCGGTGTCCGAGCCCGGACCGCAGCTGATCGAAGCCTTCATCGCACCCACGCCTGCTGCTGCGACCAGCATGCCTTCCCCGACTTCGCAGAGGACCACAGATGGCAGTTGA